The genomic window AAAATTCTCCAgggaatttaaataatttgcatcttattccaggcatttatcgTGACTTTTATATAAGTTACTAGGCATTTGTCATGATTTTTCACGTTTTCCAAGTATTTGGTTGgcgtaattttttacattttttccgggatttaaattaaattattcttaaatctCTGGAAGAAACACAATATTACGCCAAGTACCCTAAAAGAATAACGCAATAAGAAGTTAAAGTCCTAGAAGataaattttcaacattttttggtaatacaaaagaaatacaaaacaaattaacacacgcggaaaactaaaaaaaaattaatgttttccaaaaaatcgaAATAATTTATCAAGGAattgtaaatgatttttttatattttttaggtattttggTTGGCagggatttaaacaaaaaaatcctcatgcaagatgtacctttaaaaaataacagaacaacatcaaattcctggaagataaaaaataattttgtactttttcaagtttccaacattcccaataaaaatattaaagaaataggcaaactaaaataaattcatgtttttcagaaaattataaaagaaatgatTTTCAATTTATCAAAGaactttttggatatttttcttaatatttcacGTCATTTTGTTACAggaatttgaaattatttttcattcacCCAGACAGCACAAACACATTGCATGCATAGGTATCCCTCCGGAATATtatctaattattatattcatatCTCCCAGGAAAATCTCATATCACTATTATGAACATCCCAGACAGGACAAATGTGTCCTATGGACATCCAAGGATGCCAAGTATTGATTCAAACTAGGTCGAAATGTCCAAGGATTAATAATGGACGTCCTATATGGATAATAATTTTGGGCAATCCAATGGACTTCTAAATAACTTTGTCCAATGGAATTCATGATTCACCTTTCAAATGATGCTTTAACATGTATAATTTTTGGGATATTCTAAGCATATTGCAATTTATTTGAGATATAGATATTGGATGCTATCTGGGTAGCTAATATCTAAAATTAGCTATTTGTTCCATTTCTATAAATAGGTAGACAAGAGTATCAAATTTagttatttgtttcttgttcaAAAGGAGAAAGGCAATTACCTACCCATGGCTGTACCCTCAAGTTGTTCATAatacaaattgttttaaaaaatattttttgaagaaagttTGAACCACTTCTGTCCAAGAAACCATTACTTTCTAAAATTCAATCAGATATTTGAAAGTTTCTGGTATAGAAATGCTTGGTAACAATGAAGATAGATACATCGAAAAAGAATTTCGTCTTCGCTTAAAATTAACTCTTGAAATAATTGTTGACTGTTTATGACTGAAAAACATTCATAAGGGCAGTTGTCTCAAATtgctttttcaaaaactttgtttaaaattcaatatccTCTAATGGAGACAGACAATTTGCCTCATTTaacaatacaattttaaaattgttgggTTCGAAAGTTGTTACTtgaatttcaaacaaaaagaaaaaataaatcttaaaaaaatgctataaatttaaaactcgtAGAGTAAATTAGGTACAGGGAAATTTAGATAAATGTGGCACCCTTGCTTAAATTCCTTCCTGACAGAATATACctattatacattaaaatatttgtttgtttacatttttttggttaaatttatTACGAAATATTGCACGTTTCACGcaacattaaacaaaatattctcagttgataaatatttcatttaaacctCTAAGTAAGAATAAATTGAAACACCACTGGTTCTTTCTACCTGGAACTTTTTGGAAGGAGGAAGGCCCTATTGCAATTTTCAAACTTGTGACCGTCCTACTTCAATTTAGttataaaaggtaaaactatTTCTTAGAAACCCAACCCAACTTGTAGAAAATGCCTCAGTTCAACACATTAGTTTATCAGAGATCGACCATCAGAGAGTGCTTGTTGTGGTTCAGTTCCAGTTAGGTATAtagaatttttgtattaaagtaGAAATATGTTGGACAAAATAGCTGATTCAAATGAGTCAGGCGCAGTGGTTAGTGCTAGTGAACCTAATAGTGATCAAGGAATTACAAAACTTGAGCATGTTCAAGTTGAAGAAAACTCATCATATCAAGAGTTTCTTGTCATTAATGATCCGCAAggtataatataattttctattagacataaataaaacttttgcaAAGACAAACACTTACCTTAGATTGTCCTCATTGTTATTTAGTACCTACACTAGtccttttttgtaaattatacacaaaataatGTTTggagttttacatttttttaaggtgGACAACAATCTCAACAAATCTTTAGTCCTGGCCAAATTCTAAGAGCTCCAGCGGGAGTGACCATACCTACGTCCACTGCCAATATTCCAGTTCAGTTATCTAACGGTCAAGGCATACAGGTCAGTACTAAAAAGAGTACGcccaatattaagaaaaaaaaaaagtagaactGTTTGGTTTTCAATTTAAAAGGTTCGGCCTACGCTACAGTCTCAAGTTTTCCAATTTCCAATGCAACAAACTATACCTGTTCAAGTGCCAATTTCATCGGGAAACGGCCAGACTATTTATCAAACCATTCATTTTCCCGTTCAGTTCGCTGCGGCATCAGCTGTACCCAATATTATACaagtaagaaaaaaacataaattattaaaaatttatttaatagtaggGTAACAGTAAGGTACATTCTCTTCTTTTCATTTTTAGGCCGCTCAACCTCAGATAATTCCTCAAATAGCGAACATTTTAACTCCATCTGGACAAATCCAACAGATTCAGATAGCAACGACTATGCCCCAGCAAGCACAACAGCAACCACAACCTGCTCCTACTCCATCAGTGTCTGTTGGACAACAGCAAATTGTCGGGTCAGGAGATGCAGGAACTCAATTAACATTTACAGGTAGAATGATCAAAATAtgttaaactcattttaattttcaaacatgTATATGattaaggtaataaaaaaaataaaatagagaaGAGCAAACcataattaacataaaaaaaatggatatgacatcttaaactaataaaaaccCATATAATAACTATCAACActtaaataatagtaattttaatgtaatctCAAATCATTAAAATACTTAGCTGCGGTACtgattttctgaaattttaatttttatgaatgtttttaaataaaaataaaataatttttattgtatgcaacaaataaattacatctattctatatatgtatatatatacaaagGTGAAAAGTACCGCTAGGCATGTTTTAATAACCagcacaataaataataaaaagacatttttcaacacacaattttcttaaaaataaaaatttgaacaaaaatgaTTCAGAGAACCAACCATACCAGAATAAAAGTTACACCCatattaaaatatcagcagtctccaaaagttctttttaatttagacttAAAAGAGGCCATgcctaaatctttaatttttgcagATAGGCCATTGTAAATACAGGCAGAAGTATAAATGAAACAACTTTTCAGAAATTAAGTCTTATGCCAGTGTGCTTTTATAGcgaatatttacattatgtgTATCTCCCCTTTGAATAAGGAATTCTGACAGATATTCTGGTTcatgaaaattaagtaatttatgtacaGTGCAGCTTATACCCAAAAATCTTCTTTGGGCCATATTAAGACTATAGACCTGCTTTACATGCTTACTCATGTGAACCCTCTGAGGCAAATTTCTAGTAAATTTTACacaggaattttgaattttgtggattttatatttattttgttcagttaaaaaaggaccatatacaatatttaagtatCTAGCAATACTAAGCACTAAACTCtctgtaaggatttttttttcacaaacagccttttatactttttgaaattattgacaatttttaaattttatgtcaaACTTGATCTTGGAATAAGCAGAGAAATATGGTACGGATAAGGATAGGTTATAacacttttatatttatatgtattcAAGAGACTgcttctaaaataaataatagcaaatgtcagctttatttcttttttaaagattggCTTGCAATAAGCAGCACCtaataattccatttttatataactttcaAAATGTTATTCATTATTTTAGCTGCTAACGGTCAACAGTTCACACTACCGGTGTCCAATTTGCAAAACATTCAGCAAGTGAGGACTGTCGGTAATATTGGTGGCTTAGGGAACTATATCCAACTACCTAATATACAAACGGCTACCGTTCCTACAATACAACATATTccaggtaatttttaaataattttttgttagataagatttatttttatgtaatttgtaTTTACAGGTTTAGGAAATGTTCAAGTAGTGACTCAAGCTCCCCAACTAACCACCGGGCAACACATCCAACAGGATCCAAATGATCCAACAAAGTGGCAAATTGTCCCTCATATTACTACTGCGGCTGCTACTCCACAACCCGTTCAGGTAAAgaattaagtattattttttgtcaacTGGCATATgttaagcatttattttaatacaaatgttCTCTAAATTGGGGATCCTATATGGTGAAGACAATTGGTCTcattttattttggtaaacAATATAGATTTGGAATTGTTGGGTTCAAAAGTTGTAACTTTAAATTATCTAAAGAGGAAATAAGATTATGCAATCCTTGGCATTTTGATTAATgactctttaaaattttttatgttttaaaatattcagcTTTTAAATAGATACGATATTTTTCTCTCAGTCGTTAACCAATTTTGGAATCTGAGGTGTCTGTCCATAAGATATCCCTTTGAAGTCTCTGGTATTGAAGTTATAATTTAACACTTAGTATAAATTCCTCCAGGTTGTTTTTTCTCATTAAAAGACTGagaagaactaattttcaacGATATTAATTGGATTTCTTTTAATGGTATCCTTTCAACTCAccaacttttttagttttttatttagcgatgaaaTCTTAGCTAATATATTCTTCTAACTCTAAAATACCACATTTACTATATAAATACTTGATTTTGAAATCTAgccattttttcttcaaaaacaaaatccaAAAGCAAGTACATCAGTCTTTttcgaaaaataggatttacttttaaaagataCATCAATAAACTTTGGCAGGGCTGAATGGAGTTTGcaagtttttaaaaaccaaacatTTGCAATAATTGAT from Anthonomus grandis grandis chromosome 13, icAntGran1.3, whole genome shotgun sequence includes these protein-coding regions:
- the LOC126744052 gene encoding transcription factor Sp4-like isoform X3, which gives rise to MLDKIADSNESGAVVSASEPNSDQGITKLEHVQVEENSSYQEFLVINDPQGGQQSQQIFSPGQILRAPAGVTIPTSTANIPVQLSNGQGIQVRPTLQSQVFQFPMQQTIPVQVPISSGNGQTIYQTIHFPVQFAAASAVPNIIQAAQPQIIPQIANILTPSGQIQQIQIATTMPQQAQQQPQPAPTPSVSVGQQQIVGSGDAGTQLTFTAANGQQFTLPVSNLQNIQQVRTVGNIGGLGNYIQLPNIQTATVPTIQHIPGLGNVQVVTQAPQLTTGQHIQQDPNDPTKWQIVPHITTAAATPQPVQVATPISVTTVETAQPAAPATPDNESEKPRVRRVACTCPNCQDGKRDSDRKKQHVCHIPGCNKVYGKCSHLRAHLRWHTGERPFVCNWLFCGKKFTRSDELQRHKRTHTGEKRFQCGECNKKFMRSDHLSKHLKTHQKLKLTALEKEENEEEVWEIQDEPAPPLEEQDSKVWITDSKNNIKYSITHLNYSDYKEAATSTQQSASSESSNDDQKMMITISAAETDELIIADQMES
- the LOC126744052 gene encoding transcription factor Sp4-like isoform X4, producing the protein MLDKIADSNESGAVVSASEPNSDQGITKLEHVQVEENSSYQEFLVINDPQGGQQSQQIFSPGQILRAPAGVTIPTSTANIPVQLSNGQGIQSQVFQFPMQQTIPVQVPISSGNGQTIYQTIHFPVQFAAASAVPNIIQAAQPQIIPQIANILTPSGQIQQIQIATTMPQQAQQQPQPAPTPSVSVGQQQIVGSGDAGTQLTFTAANGQQFTLPVSNLQNIQQVRTVGNIGGLGNYIQLPNIQTATVPTIQHIPGLGNVQVVTQAPQLTTGQHIQQDPNDPTKWQIVPHITTAAATPQPVQVATPISVTTVETAQPAAPATPDNESEKPRVRRVACTCPNCQDGKRDSDRKKQHVCHIPGCNKVYGKCSHLRAHLRWHTGERPFVCNWLFCGKKFTRSDELQRHKRTHTGEKRFQCGECNKKFMRSDHLSKHLKTHQKLKLTALEKEENEEEVWEIQDEPAPPLEEQDSKVWITDSKNNIKYSITHLNYSDYKEAATSTQQSASSESSNDDQKMMITISAAETDELIIADQMES